tttctttttaacatCTTTATAAACAATTTGAGAAATATTTCTAATATCTAATGAATTTGTAGGTTCGAAATAATTTGAAGCACCAAATTTCAAAGAAGTGGTTCTACCTTCTTCAACAGAGATATCAGTTGGTTTTAATGGATTTGATCTTTTCTCTGGGTACATACCAGTGATAAAAATTGGAATTTTACccataaattcaatttctgGTATCCATTGGAAAGGAATATCTTCAAAGGAGATTCTATCATTGGTAGTGAATGCAATGACAGCAGCATCGGCTTGTTCGTATTGAAGTGCACGAAGTCTTGAATAACGATCATCACTTGAAGTATTTACAAAAGTGAAAtgaattggtttattatcaatttgaaTAATACCAGTGAAAatcttttcaaaatcattctCTGCTTCAATTCTACAATCTTCTAAAGCAGACATAcaatattcaattaataattctttatcttttgttTTATCACCTGCAATTACAATAATTATACTATCACCTGTACaaacaatttataaaagtaattagtaaaatttttttttttttttttttttttttaaaataaataaatatttactatatttctttttaattggtttctttatatttgaagatgaaggaattaatgatttattaattggatTTTCAGTtgattgttgtaattgattttctttttttttcttttctttttctttttcaaattgtttaactctattaataaattcagaATCTCTtgcatttaaattttcttctttcttttcaatattttttaatttttcatttaatttctttttagattcttcattgatattattgattctttcatccaatttctttttagatTCTTCATTGATACTATTGATTTCTTCTTCTAACTTTTTCTTTGATTCCAATTGAATAGAGTTCATTTTCTTTTCCATTTCAAGATTAACtgttttcattttcaatttaacTTGGTCatcaatcattttttgatGT
This region of Dictyostelium discoideum AX4 chromosome 3 chromosome, whole genome shotgun sequence genomic DNA includes:
- a CDS encoding Rho GTPase domain containing protein (Similar to LRR); amino-acid sequence: MEYDNCVSLEAAGHLFKKIGDHDPKTISKVLMNGKSHPLIKLENINLGDEGVKTISKALGQQAIVSSLDLSSNSITDIGIKHLCEGIESNRYLLFLKLDNNPIGDQGLKLLCQSLKSKQCVLKSLYISECDITGKSMEYLVDALSVNHTLETIHLNSNKISNEGAIILSKLINGSSRLKNLSLFFCGIGDAGANAFLHQFENPEFIKYRFLALTIKGNKINTGIIESINKCLIGKKNHIKTERMKAEHQKMIDDQVKLKMKTVNLEMEKKMNSIQLESKKKLEEEINSINEESKKKLDERINNINEESKKKLNEKLKNIEKKEENLNARDSEFINRVKQFEKEKEKKKKENQLQQSTENPINKSLIPSSSNIKKPIKKKYSDSIIIVIAGDKTKDKELLIEYCMSALEDCRIEAENDFEKIFTGIIQIDNKPIHFTFVNTSSDDRYSRLRALQYEQADAAVIAFTTNDRISFEDIPFQWIPEIEFMGKIPIFITGMYPEKRSNPLKPTDISVEEGRTTSLKFGASNYFEPTNSLDIRNISQIVYKDVKKKKK